ATGAAGAGGAGTATTCAGTAAGGTTCGAAATCTGCGCGAAAATAGCAAGCCTTGAGAATTCTTCTGTATTGGACATAGGCTGCGGCTTTGGTGGGCTGTACCGCTACCTGAATTCTTCGCGGGTTAAGGATTTCTCCTATCTCGGCATAGACATTATGCCCGAAATGGTAGATATAGCCAGGAAAAAAAATCCTACAGCAAAGTTTAGGGTTGGGGACATTTTAAAGGATGAACTGCTTCATTTTGACTATGTGTTTGCCATAGGCACTTTCAACATTACTACAAGAGGCTACAGCAGCTATTTCTTCAGGGCAATGAAAAAAATGATTCAAATTGCAAATAAGGGCATAGCAGTCTGTTTTCTCTCTGATAAGCTCTACCTTGCCAAAGGCCCCTATCATTTCGAGAACAGCGCGAGAATAAAAAGAAAGCTGGAAAAAGAATTCAATGTTGAGGCAAGAATAATAGACGATCCCAGGCTGAAAGGGGAAAGCTGCTTGTTTATCTATAAGCACTAGGCCTTCCTTAAGCTATAGCAGCTAAGCGTATTCTCCAGGAGCATGGCCCTTGTCAGCGGCCCTACCCCGCCGGGCACAGGCGTTATGTAGGAAGCCTTATTTTTAACTTTCCCGAAGTCTACATCCCCGCACAGTTTTCCGTTCTCATCCCTGTTCATGCCAACATCAACAACAACAGCATCATGCTTGACCATATCCCTTGTTATCATTTTTGCCCTGCCTGCAGCAGCTATCATTATATCAGCCTCCCTGCATATTTTTTTCAATTTCTTGGTGCGG
The window above is part of the Candidatus Woesearchaeota archaeon genome. Proteins encoded here:
- a CDS encoding methyltransferase domain-containing protein produces the protein MGSNSDIRNFYTSHLKKYGKHDIRAMGWHDEEEYSVRFEICAKIASLENSSVLDIGCGFGGLYRYLNSSRVKDFSYLGIDIMPEMVDIARKKNPTAKFRVGDILKDELLHFDYVFAIGTFNITTRGYSSYFFRAMKKMIQIANKGIAVCFLSDKLYLAKGPYHFENSARIKRKLEKEFNVEARIIDDPRLKGESCLFIYKH